One Aster yellows witches'-broom phytoplasma AYWB DNA segment encodes these proteins:
- the secY gene encoding preprotein translocase subunit SecY, with the protein MKRQLKLVLGNRKLMFKIFFTLFIISIVCLGTSWPLPFINSKSLDLSKLFGVFSINAGTLFGLGITPYITSSIVVQFLQKLLPICREWKDQGQMGKSKLNLLTRSLALLFAFGQSFAFLNSYSKLLVTSISTSQLFLLALIATAGVSILIWFADLINSKGIGNGTSILIVVSMSHSVINLFANLNKSYLSQNTFLTLKTFNFACIVLLLLLFLIFTVVVQITSLKIPINYARNQVQGKSYIPLKINSAGVMPVILSFALLQPFQMLAGFIGNDKLTKYVNLFTNTNSSNNQINFFAIGFLVLLVIVLSFFSAFMNVNPEDISEHLSKQDAYIAGLRPGEQTTRYLANTLFKITVLGTVFITSLVVTPILMEHFLSLKDMKLGGTSLLIIVSVALETIQRIKATANKKEYQKLF; encoded by the coding sequence ATGAAACGTCAATTAAAATTAGTTTTAGGCAATCGTAAATTAATGTTTAAAATCTTTTTCACCTTATTTATTATTTCTATTGTTTGTTTAGGAACTTCTTGGCCTCTTCCTTTTATTAATTCTAAATCTCTTGATTTATCCAAACTTTTTGGGGTTTTTTCCATAAATGCTGGTACTCTTTTTGGATTGGGGATAACTCCTTATATTACTTCTTCCATTGTAGTGCAATTTTTGCAAAAGCTCCTTCCTATTTGTCGTGAATGGAAAGACCAAGGACAAATGGGAAAAAGCAAACTTAATCTTTTAACACGTAGTCTTGCCTTATTGTTCGCTTTTGGACAATCTTTTGCTTTTTTGAACAGTTATTCAAAACTTTTAGTTACATCAATAAGTACAAGCCAACTGTTTTTGTTAGCTTTAATTGCTACTGCAGGAGTTTCTATTTTAATTTGGTTTGCTGACCTTATCAATTCCAAAGGTATTGGAAACGGCACTTCTATTTTAATTGTTGTTTCGATGAGCCACAGCGTAATTAATCTATTTGCAAATTTGAACAAATCATATTTATCTCAAAATACTTTTTTAACTTTGAAAACTTTTAATTTTGCATGTATTGTTCTTTTACTTCTCTTATTCTTAATTTTTACTGTAGTTGTGCAAATAACATCTTTAAAAATACCTATCAATTATGCGCGCAATCAAGTGCAAGGCAAAAGCTACATTCCATTAAAAATTAATAGTGCAGGAGTTATGCCAGTTATTTTGTCATTTGCTTTATTGCAACCTTTCCAGATGCTAGCAGGATTTATTGGGAATGACAAGTTGACTAAGTATGTAAATTTGTTTACCAATACTAATTCTTCTAATAACCAAATTAACTTTTTTGCCATAGGTTTTTTAGTCTTGTTAGTAATTGTTCTTTCTTTTTTTTCTGCTTTTATGAATGTTAATCCCGAAGATATTTCAGAACATTTATCTAAACAAGATGCCTATATTGCAGGTTTAAGACCAGGTGAACAAACTACTCGTTATTTAGCTAATACCTTATTTAAAATCACCGTTTTAGGAACTGTTTTTATTACTTCTCTTGTTGTAACGCCTATTCTTATGGAACATTTTTTAAGTTTGAAAGATATGAAATTAGGAGGAACCAGTTTGCTTATTATTGTTAGTGTAGCCCTTGAAACTATCCAACGCATCAAAGCTACTGCCAACAAAAAAGAATATCAAAAATTATTTTAA
- the rplO gene encoding 50S ribosomal protein L15 yields the protein MLHTIKPVTNARKSTKRLGRGPGSGTGKTSGKGHKGQLARSGKTLRPGFEGGQIPFFQRIPKRGFHNFSQKRYALLNLKTLESFPQDTVVTPQLLLEKKIIKDQLCGIKVLSQGTLTKKLLVKASKFSKQAQAAILAVGGNIEVI from the coding sequence ATGTTACACACAATAAAACCAGTCACTAATGCTCGCAAGTCCACTAAACGTTTAGGACGCGGACCTGGTAGTGGCACTGGTAAAACTTCTGGTAAAGGTCACAAAGGACAATTAGCACGTTCAGGAAAAACTTTGCGTCCTGGATTTGAAGGCGGTCAAATTCCTTTTTTTCAAAGAATTCCTAAAAGAGGATTTCACAATTTTTCCCAAAAAAGATACGCTCTTCTTAACCTTAAAACTCTAGAATCCTTTCCTCAAGATACCGTTGTTACTCCTCAATTATTGTTAGAAAAAAAAATAATTAAAGACCAATTATGTGGTATTAAAGTTTTGTCGCAAGGAACTCTCACTAAAAAATTATTAGTCAAAGCTTCAAAATTCTCCAAACAAGCTCAAGCAGCCATTTTAGCAGTTGGTGGAAACATAGAGGTAATTTAA
- the rpmD gene encoding 50S ribosomal protein L30, with protein MKLKITLTKSLIACRFNQIKTAHCLGLKKINNQVIKDDTPAIHGMIKTISHLVVVEKVSYTKEQK; from the coding sequence ATGAAATTAAAAATTACTCTTACCAAAAGTCTTATTGCTTGTCGTTTTAATCAAATTAAAACCGCTCACTGCCTAGGTTTAAAAAAAATTAACAATCAAGTTATTAAAGATGATACTCCAGCCATCCATGGAATGATTAAAACCATCAGTCATCTTGTTGTAGTTGAAAAAGTTTCTTATACAAAGGAGCAAAAATAA
- the rpsE gene encoding 30S ribosomal protein S5, with protein sequence MKAIKKEFNKKAALLEEKVVKINRITKVVKGGARFRFSALVVVGDKKGQIGFATAKAKEIVEAIKKALEKAKKQLVRIPIVGTTIPHDTIGRFGASKFFLKPASKGTGIVAGGKAARTILELVGINDVLTKTFGSRTSINVIRAVMDGLQSLRTKEEVAKLRGINLAKKEQ encoded by the coding sequence ATGAAAGCAATAAAGAAAGAATTTAACAAAAAAGCCGCTCTTTTAGAAGAAAAAGTTGTTAAAATTAATCGTATTACTAAAGTAGTTAAAGGAGGCGCTCGTTTTCGTTTTTCTGCTTTGGTAGTTGTTGGCGATAAAAAAGGGCAAATTGGGTTCGCCACCGCTAAAGCTAAAGAAATTGTAGAAGCTATTAAAAAAGCTTTAGAAAAAGCCAAAAAACAATTAGTTCGTATTCCTATTGTGGGAACTACTATTCCTCATGACACTATTGGACGCTTTGGAGCGTCTAAGTTTTTTTTAAAACCAGCTTCCAAAGGAACTGGAATTGTTGCTGGAGGAAAAGCTGCTAGAACTATTTTAGAATTAGTAGGCATTAATGATGTTCTTACTAAAACTTTTGGTTCGCGTACCTCTATTAACGTAATAAGAGCAGTAATGGATGGATTACAAAGTTTACGCACTAAAGAAGAAGTAGCTAAATTAAGAGGCATTAATTTAGCGAAAAAAGAACAATGA
- the rplR gene encoding 50S ribosomal protein L18, which translates to MITKQSSNALRKKRHLRLRKIVSGTSQRPRLNVFRSNKFLYVQIIDDTKQTTLCSANSKEANVWGSNIKAAEAVGALIAKKALSQGIKNVVFDRSGYFYHGKIKALADACRKSGLHF; encoded by the coding sequence ATGATAACCAAACAATCCTCTAACGCGCTTCGTAAAAAACGTCATCTTCGCCTTAGAAAAATTGTTTCAGGCACATCACAAAGACCACGTTTAAACGTTTTTAGATCTAATAAATTTCTTTATGTGCAAATAATTGATGACACCAAACAAACAACTCTATGTAGCGCTAATAGCAAAGAAGCCAATGTTTGGGGTTCCAACATCAAAGCCGCTGAAGCAGTAGGCGCTCTTATCGCTAAAAAAGCCTTATCCCAAGGCATTAAAAACGTTGTTTTTGATAGATCAGGGTATTTTTATCACGGTAAAATCAAAGCCTTAGCTGATGCTTGTCGCAAATCAGGCTTACATTTTTAA
- the rplF gene encoding 50S ribosomal protein L6, producing the protein MSRVGNKAIEVPNAVKVDIKDRNFISVEGPKGKLEYQFNHRLIITNENKVITVKRPNDEIFMKKIHGTTRALLSNMVEGVSKGFQKTLKIVGLAYRAQIKGKQLILSLGFSHPVSVAIPDNLEVVVNQNTEIVIKGIDKQLVGEFAAKNVKLRKPEPYKGKGIRYVGQYVRQKAGKSAKKTRKD; encoded by the coding sequence ATGTCACGCGTAGGAAACAAAGCAATTGAAGTCCCTAATGCGGTTAAAGTTGATATCAAAGATAGAAATTTTATCTCAGTTGAAGGCCCTAAAGGCAAATTAGAATATCAATTCAATCACAGATTAATAATCACTAACGAAAACAAAGTAATCACAGTCAAACGACCTAATGATGAAATTTTTATGAAAAAAATTCACGGAACCACCAGAGCCTTACTCTCCAATATGGTAGAAGGTGTAAGCAAAGGGTTTCAAAAAACCTTAAAAATTGTAGGGTTAGCTTATCGTGCTCAAATTAAAGGTAAACAACTAATTTTATCTTTGGGTTTTTCTCATCCTGTAAGCGTTGCCATTCCTGATAATCTAGAAGTGGTAGTTAACCAAAACACAGAAATTGTTATCAAAGGAATTGACAAACAACTTGTCGGCGAATTTGCTGCCAAAAACGTAAAATTACGTAAACCAGAACCTTACAAAGGTAAAGGAATCCGCTACGTAGGACAATACGTTAGACAAAAAGCTGGGAAAAGCGCTAAAAAAACAAGAAAGGACTAA